In Actinoplanes sp. NBC_00393, a single genomic region encodes these proteins:
- the pyrF gene encoding orotidine-5'-phosphate decarboxylase, translating to METFGERLHAAVAERGPLCVGIDPHASLLARWGLSDDIAGLERFSRTVVDAVADRVAVLKPQSAFFERFGSRGVAILESTIRQSREAGALVLLDVKRGDIGSTMAAYASAYLDPASSLRADAITVSPYLGVGSLQPAFDLAAAHGGGVFVLALTSNPEGPTVQHAVTASGKTVAQTVIDEISQVNEGARPLGSLGLVVGATIGETGHDLSEINGPLLAPGLGAQGATPADLRAVFGESLRNVLPSYSREVLSAGPEIADLRAATARVLDDCRAALG from the coding sequence ATGGAGACCTTCGGCGAACGGTTGCATGCGGCAGTGGCGGAGCGCGGTCCGCTCTGCGTCGGCATCGATCCCCATGCTTCGCTTCTGGCGCGCTGGGGCCTCTCCGACGACATCGCCGGCCTCGAACGCTTCAGCCGTACGGTGGTCGACGCGGTGGCCGATCGGGTGGCTGTTCTGAAGCCGCAGTCCGCGTTTTTTGAGAGATTTGGGTCACGTGGTGTCGCGATTCTTGAGTCAACTATCCGACAGTCCCGCGAGGCCGGCGCGCTTGTCCTTCTCGATGTGAAACGTGGCGACATCGGCTCGACGATGGCCGCGTACGCGTCCGCCTATCTGGATCCGGCGAGTTCTCTGCGTGCTGACGCGATTACTGTGAGTCCCTATTTGGGAGTCGGCTCATTGCAGCCGGCGTTCGACCTCGCGGCCGCTCACGGCGGCGGAGTCTTCGTCCTCGCGCTGACCTCGAACCCCGAGGGCCCGACCGTCCAGCACGCCGTCACGGCTTCCGGCAAGACCGTCGCGCAGACCGTCATCGACGAGATTTCGCAGGTCAACGAGGGTGCGCGGCCGCTCGGAAGCCTCGGCCTGGTGGTCGGCGCGACGATCGGCGAGACCGGCCACGACCTCTCCGAGATCAACGGTCCGCTGCTCGCGCCGGGCCTCGGAGCACAGGGCGCCACCCCCGCCGACCTGCGCGCGGTCTTCGGCGAGAGCCTGCGGAACGTGTTGCCGTCGTACTCACGCGAGGTTCTCTCCGCGGGCCCGGAAATCGCCGATCTTCGGGCCGCCACGGCACGTGTTCTTGACGACTGTCGCGCCGCCCTCGGGTGA
- a CDS encoding adenosylmethionine--8-amino-7-oxononanoate transaminase: protein MNERELLALDRAHVWHPYGPMPGRSDPYLVESAEGVRLRLADGRELVDGMSSWWAAIHGYRHPVLDAALAEQAGRMSHVMFGGLTHEPAVQLAATLVELTPPGLEHVFLCDSGSVGVEVAVKMALQAQRALGRPERRRLATWRGGYHGDTFHPMSVCDPVGGMHSLWTGVLPVQVFAGSPPAEYDPAYADSLRELIERHAGEVAAVIVEPIVQGAGGMRFHHPEYLRVLREATAEHGIFLIFDEIATGFGRTGRFFGADHAGVSPDIMCLGKALTGGYLTLAATLCTAEVAAAISAGEGGGLAHGPTFMGNPLACAVAGASLDLLRDGLWAKRVQKIESRLKSGLEPLRNARGVADVRVLGAIGVVQLDHEVDVPKATAAAVAEGVWLRPFRDLIYTMPPYVADGADVARITAGITAAVAAT from the coding sequence ATGAACGAGCGCGAGCTGCTCGCGCTCGACCGTGCACACGTCTGGCACCCGTACGGTCCGATGCCCGGCCGCAGCGACCCCTACCTGGTGGAGAGCGCCGAGGGGGTGCGGCTGCGCCTGGCCGACGGCCGGGAGCTGGTGGACGGCATGTCGTCGTGGTGGGCGGCGATCCACGGCTACCGGCACCCGGTGCTGGACGCCGCCCTCGCCGAGCAGGCCGGCCGGATGAGCCACGTGATGTTCGGCGGGCTCACCCACGAACCGGCGGTCCAGCTCGCCGCCACCCTGGTCGAGCTGACACCGCCGGGCCTGGAACACGTCTTCCTCTGCGACTCCGGCTCGGTCGGCGTCGAGGTGGCGGTCAAGATGGCGCTGCAGGCACAGCGGGCCCTGGGCCGACCGGAACGGCGTCGGCTGGCGACGTGGCGCGGCGGGTACCACGGCGACACGTTCCACCCGATGAGCGTCTGTGACCCGGTCGGCGGGATGCACTCGCTGTGGACCGGGGTGCTGCCCGTGCAGGTCTTCGCGGGGTCGCCGCCGGCCGAGTACGACCCGGCGTACGCGGATTCGCTGCGGGAGCTGATCGAGCGGCACGCCGGCGAGGTGGCCGCGGTCATTGTCGAGCCGATCGTGCAGGGTGCGGGCGGGATGCGGTTCCACCATCCGGAGTACCTGCGGGTGCTGCGGGAGGCGACGGCCGAGCACGGGATCTTCCTGATCTTCGACGAGATCGCCACCGGGTTCGGCCGGACCGGGCGGTTCTTCGGCGCTGATCACGCCGGGGTCAGCCCGGACATCATGTGCCTGGGCAAGGCGCTGACCGGGGGATACCTCACGCTGGCGGCGACCCTGTGCACGGCTGAGGTGGCTGCGGCGATCTCGGCGGGGGAGGGCGGTGGGCTGGCGCACGGGCCGACCTTCATGGGGAACCCGCTCGCCTGTGCCGTGGCCGGGGCGTCACTCGACCTCTTGCGCGACGGTTTGTGGGCGAAACGCGTACAAAAAATCGAAAGCCGGCTGAAAAGCGGCCTGGAACCGCTCCGCAATGCCCGCGGTGTCGCCGACGTGCGCGTGCTAGGGGCGATCGGCGTGGTCCAGCTGGACCACGAGGTGGACGTGCCGAAGGCGACCGCGGCAGCGGTGGCCGAGGGTGTGTGGCTGCGGCCGTTCCGGGATCTGATCTACACCATGCCGCCGTACGTGGCGGATGGCGCCGACGTCGCCCGCATTACCGCGGGAATCACCGCCGCGGTGGCGGCTACCTGA
- the rpoZ gene encoding DNA-directed RNA polymerase subunit omega produces MGTIANPEGITNPPIDELLDKTSSKYSLVIFAAKRARQVNAYYSQLGEGLLEYVGPLVETTPQEKPLSIAMREINAGLLTAEATDNP; encoded by the coding sequence GTGGGAACCATCGCGAACCCCGAAGGAATCACCAATCCGCCGATCGACGAGCTGCTGGACAAGACCTCGTCGAAGTACTCGCTGGTGATCTTCGCGGCCAAGCGCGCCCGCCAGGTCAACGCCTACTACAGCCAGCTGGGTGAGGGTCTGCTCGAGTACGTCGGCCCGCTCGTCGAGACCACGCCGCAGGAGAAGCCGCTCTCCATCGCGATGCGTGAGATCAACGCGGGTCTGCTGACCGCTGAGGCCACTGACAACCCGTAA
- a CDS encoding quinone-dependent dihydroorotate dehydrogenase, with protein MNLFANVARPALFRLGGGDAEHAHEWTLKRLAALPAPALAALRSRYAFSAPVDVFGVRFPNRVGLAAGMDKNGIALPAWPALGFGFVEVGTVTAKPQPGNDRPRLFRLKESGAIINRMGFNNLGAAALAERLAALGPIGVPLGVSLGKSKVTPLEEAVDDYLTSYRLLHPYADYIAVNVSSPNTPGLRTLQDKDSMAALLKALNGPVPVLVKIAPDLTEPAIAELLEVCLEQGAAGLIATNTTLARDGLAESDQQLAGEAGGLSGKPLTERSRAVVKFVHDETGGKLPIIGVGGIMSVDDAARLLDAGASLVQLYSGFIYQGPDLVRAVARGARPIRSHRAR; from the coding sequence GTGAACCTGTTCGCGAACGTCGCCCGGCCGGCCCTGTTCCGGCTGGGCGGCGGGGACGCCGAGCACGCCCACGAGTGGACGCTGAAGCGCCTCGCCGCGCTCCCGGCGCCCGCCCTCGCCGCGCTGCGCAGCCGGTACGCGTTCTCCGCCCCGGTCGACGTGTTCGGCGTCCGGTTCCCGAACCGGGTCGGTCTGGCCGCCGGGATGGACAAGAACGGGATCGCGCTGCCCGCCTGGCCCGCCCTCGGGTTCGGGTTCGTCGAGGTGGGCACGGTCACCGCGAAGCCGCAGCCGGGCAACGACCGGCCACGGCTGTTCCGCCTCAAGGAGAGCGGCGCGATCATCAACCGGATGGGCTTCAACAATCTCGGCGCCGCGGCCCTTGCCGAGCGGCTGGCGGCCCTGGGCCCTATCGGGGTGCCGCTCGGCGTCTCGCTCGGCAAGTCCAAGGTGACCCCGCTCGAGGAGGCCGTCGACGACTACCTGACCTCGTACCGGCTGCTGCACCCGTACGCCGACTACATCGCGGTCAACGTCTCCTCGCCGAACACCCCGGGCCTGCGCACCCTGCAGGACAAGGACTCGATGGCGGCCCTGCTGAAGGCGCTGAACGGCCCGGTGCCGGTGCTGGTGAAGATCGCCCCGGACCTGACCGAACCGGCCATCGCCGAGCTCCTGGAGGTCTGCCTGGAGCAGGGCGCGGCCGGCCTCATCGCGACCAACACCACCCTGGCCCGGGACGGGCTCGCCGAGTCCGACCAGCAGCTGGCCGGTGAGGCCGGTGGCCTGTCCGGGAAGCCGCTCACCGAGCGCTCCCGGGCGGTGGTCAAGTTCGTGCACGACGAGACCGGCGGCAAGCTGCCGATCATCGGCGTCGGCGGGATCATGTCGGTCGACGACGCGGCCCGGCTGCTCGACGCCGGCGCCTCGCTGGTGCAGCTCTACAGCGGTTTCATCTACCAGGGGCCGGACCTGGTCCGGGCGGTGGCCCGCGGCGCCCGCCCGATCCGATCACACCGGGCGCGATGA
- the gmk gene encoding guanylate kinase, with product MDDDARPAARLTVLSGPSGVGKDSVIELIRARSPWIRLSVSVTTRKKRDYETDGEHYHFVTRSEFQRLIDGDQLLEWAEFAGNLYGTPRAQVEGWLSQGRPVLLKIDLQGARQVRAAMPEAQLVFLAPPSVDELQRRLIGRGTDDAETIKRRLAHADEELAAEAEFDVTVVNDFVERAADELVSLLGSSYLTPAQAHEH from the coding sequence ATGGATGACGACGCGCGCCCGGCAGCCCGCCTCACCGTCCTTTCCGGCCCCTCCGGGGTCGGCAAGGACAGTGTGATCGAGCTGATCCGGGCGCGCTCGCCTTGGATCCGGTTGTCGGTGTCGGTCACGACACGCAAGAAACGCGACTACGAGACCGACGGCGAGCACTATCACTTCGTGACCCGGTCCGAGTTCCAGCGCCTGATCGACGGCGACCAGCTGCTGGAGTGGGCGGAATTCGCGGGAAACCTCTACGGCACACCCCGCGCGCAGGTCGAGGGCTGGCTCTCACAGGGCCGGCCCGTTTTGTTGAAGATCGACCTCCAGGGCGCCCGCCAGGTCCGGGCCGCGATGCCGGAGGCCCAGCTGGTCTTCCTGGCCCCACCCAGCGTCGACGAGCTGCAGCGCCGCCTGATCGGCCGGGGCACCGACGACGCCGAGACGATCAAGCGCCGCCTGGCCCATGCGGACGAGGAGCTGGCCGCCGAGGCGGAGTTCGACGTCACCGTGGTCAACGACTTCGTCGAACGTGCTGCTGACGAGCTGGTAAGCTTGCTCGGTTCGTCATATTTGACGCCTGCCCAAGCTCACGAGCATTAA
- the mihF gene encoding integration host factor, actinobacterial type produces the protein MPLPSLSPEQRQAALEKAAEVRKARAELKEQLKSGKTTLAAVLDRAEADEVVGKLKVSAVLQALPGIGKIRATQIMEKLKIAESRRLRGLGDQQRKALLGEFAAN, from the coding sequence GTGCCGCTCCCGTCACTGAGCCCCGAACAGCGCCAAGCTGCGCTGGAGAAGGCTGCGGAAGTCCGCAAGGCTCGGGCTGAGCTCAAGGAACAGCTCAAGTCCGGCAAGACCACCCTCGCCGCCGTGCTCGACCGCGCGGAGGCTGACGAGGTCGTCGGCAAGCTGAAGGTCTCGGCCGTGCTTCAGGCGCTGCCGGGCATCGGCAAGATCCGCGCGACCCAGATCATGGAGAAGCTGAAGATCGCCGAGAGCCGCCGGCTCCGGGGTCTCGGCGACCAGCAGCGCAAGGCCCTCCTGGGGGAGTTCGCTGCGAACTGA